In the Stakelama saccharophila genome, TGCCGGATGCCGGTGACCACGATTTCCGTGCCGGCCTGGTCTACGGCGTCGCCCTGATCCTCCCGCACGTTGGGATTGTTGACCGGCTCCTGCCCGGTCTGCTGACCGGTGACGGTCTGCGCCAGCGCGGGTTGCGCGGCCATAACCAGCGCGAGCGCGGATGCGCCTGTCAAGAAGAGCGAAACGCCCCCCCAACACGGTGTCGCGGTGCGAACGATCATTGCAAGTCCTCCCTTGCTCTTCGCTGGAAGCGAAGAGTCCTGACATTTCGGGGAGGCCGGCGACGATGCCGATAACCTCTCCTACGTTCAGAGCCGTCCTTCACGTTGCGCCACGAGGCGGTGCGGGCGGTCTCCGTTGTGATAGCGCTACCGAATCATCTTCGGCAGCGTCACCACGATTAATATGCTAATATGAGCGCCAATTTCAAATATGAATTTTGGCGCCGCTTCGTAAAATACGGCGACTATCTGGACGGCCGGGACGCCAAGCACGCATTGCTCCGCCGCAAACGGCCGGCTACGGCCGCTTCACCGTTACCGGTTCGCCCGACCACTGCACCGTCGCATCCGTCTTGCCGTCGAGGTCGAGCGTGCGGCCTGGCGTGATCCAGCGCACGCGGAACGTCCGGTTCGCAGGCATGGCGGCATAGCCCCGCCCCTCGCGCGCGCCGATGATCACGCTGCCGCTGGCATCGTCGTAGCGGATGGGAATGCGGCTGTACTCGCCCGTGCGATAGCCCTCGCTCGTGCCGTCATCCTCGTACAGCGCAAAGGCGCCATCGGCGCCGGTATAGACGTTGAGGGTGACCGGCGCGTCCGGCTTCTGCCCCGTATATTGCTGGACCGGCCCCAGGGGCACGATCGAGCCTGCCCGTACGAACAGTGGGATACGGCTGGCCGGCGCGGCGAAGTTCACGCTGTCGCCGCCGGCGATGCGCTGGCCGGAATAGAAGTCGTACCAACCGCCGGCGGTGCGCGGCAGATATACCTCGCGGGCGCGCGCCTTATACTCCGTCACCGGCGCCACCAGCAGCGCGCGGCCGAACAGATATTCGTCGTTGATGTTGCGTGCCCGCGCGTCGTCGGGAAAGTCCATGACCAGCCCGCGCATGATGCTGCCATTGTCGAACCAGGTGTCGGCCGCCTGGGTATAGATGTACGGCATCAGGCGGTAGCGCAGCTCGTCATACCACACCATCGCCTTGCGCATCGGCGAGCCGTCGGGCGAAATCTCGTATATTTCGCGGACCGGATACTCGCCGTGGCTGCGGAACAGCGGACTGAACGCGCCGAACTGGAACCAGCGCAGGTTTAGCTCGCGCCATTCGTCGAGATCGTCCGGCTTCGGACTCTTTGCCGAATAGCGGCTTTCCAGCGCGAAGCCGCCGATATCGTGCGTCCAGTTGGGAATGCCCGACATGGACAGGTTCACGCCCGCCGAGATCTGCGCGCGCAGATCGTACCAGCGGCTCGCCACGTCGCCCGACCACAGGGCCGCGCCGGCACGCTGCAATCCGCCGAAGCCGGAACGCGTCAGGATAAAGGGCCGCACGTCCGGCTTGTACCGTCGCCAGCCGTCATGAACCCCCTCGGCATGGACAAGCGGGAAGCTGTTGAAATATTCCGCCGCCGGCCCGCGCGCCGTCGGCCCCATCGTCTTCTTGCGGTCTGCGATCGACAGGTTGGAATGGATGTCGGGCTCGGTCGCATCCATCCACCAGGCGTCGACGCCCAGATCGGCCAGGCTTTCCTTTATCTGCCGCCAGTAGATCCTGCGCGCTTCGGGGGCGTAGGGATCATAGTCGGTGTTCAGATATCCGGGGCCGACCCAGTCCTTGTTCCCCATCTCCAGATTGCCGTGATAGGTATAGCCCTTGGCGTCGAGTTCCTTGTAATTGTCGGTCGTGGGATAGAATTTCGGCCAGACCGAGATCATGAAGTGTGCGTTCAGATCGTGCACCTTGTCGATCATGCCCTGCGGATCGGGATAACGCGCCTTGTCGAATTCGTGGCTGCCCCAGGCGTCCTCCGGCCAGTAGAACCAGTCCTGCACGATATTGTCGAGCGGGATGTCCCGCTTGCGATACTGCTCGACCACGTCGACGAGCTGATCCTGGTTTTCGTAACGCTGGCGCGACTGCCAGAAGCCATAGGCCCATTTCGGCAGCATCACCGCCTTGCCCGTCAGCTTGCGATAGCCGGCGATCACGTCGTCCATGTCCTTGCCCGGCACGAACCAGTAATTGACCGCGCGGCCAACCTCGCTCGTGAACCATACCGAGTGACGGTCGGCATCGGCCAGCGGCTTGTTGTGGAAGAACGCCATATACCCGGCATTCGGCTCCCACTCGATCCGCACCTCGACCGGCTTGCCCCTCGTCATCGGATACTGGAAATTGGCGTACCAGGGATTCCAGTTCTGGCGCCAGCGGTTCAGCACCTCCCTGCCGTCCATGAAGACCTTGAAATAACTCGATCCGTACAGCCGGAACTTGTGCATGCCGGTACGATCGGGCGTCAGCTCGCCGGTCCACACGACGCGCTGCGTCTGCACGGCGTTGCCGGCCGTGTTCTGGCCGCTATCGGCCGCGACCGTATCGGCCTTGGCCGCTGCCGGCCATTTCGCCTGATCCTCGATATACTGATAATCGATCGTCTGTTCGCGCCGCGTCACCGCCAGCTTGTCGCCCAGATAGTATTTCGCGGTGAAGCCCGGCCTGCCGCCGCTCGTGACCTTCAGGCCGTCGCCGACGAACCGATACGGTTCGGGATTGCCGAAACGGGTGATCGAATTGTTGTCCCACAGGATGCCGTAATTGCGCGTCGACACCAGAAAGGGGACGGCGATGTCCATATTGTGCTGGGCGAGTTCGACGTCCTCGCCATTATAATTCATCTGGCTGTTCTGATGCTGGCCCAGGCCGTAGAGCCCTTCGTCGGTGCCGCGGTTGAACTGCTGCGAGACTTCGACATAGCCGTGGCCGTCGATGGTCGTGGGGGTGAAGGCCGGCTGCCCCGCCTGGTCGAGCAGCGTTCGGCCGTCCGCGCCCAGGAACCGCACCTCGCCGGTGCCGAGGTCGATGTCGGCGGTATCGTGCGCGGTCCTGACCAGCACATGGCCGTCGCGCTCGGCAACGGTATAATCCCCCGCTTCGGGTGGCGTCGGGACCATCAGGCTGGTCTCGCGCGTCACGCCCGTCATGCCCTCCGGCGCGGCGATCACGTGGAAGATGCCGCCGCCATGCACCGTCACCGTCACCCGTTTCGCGGAGCCTTGCGCCGGCGTCACCGCCACGCCGCCGTCGATGCGGATATAGCCGCCCGCATCCTGCGCCAGTGCCGCAGCCGGCGTCAGCGCGCTGGCCGCGAACAGCAGCGAAATCGTTATTGCCTTTGTCATAGCATCATCCCCTTGGCACCGACGGTATTTCCCCCAGCGGCGCTATAGTCTCAGCGATAGGACCCCATGGTGACCTTCAGCCACACGGGCCGGTCGGTGAAATTGAGACCGTAATCGGTCTGGTCGCCGTTCCAGATGCGATCCATCACCCACGCGCCGTCCGCGTCGAAATGCCCCTGTTCGGCGCGGACCAGCATGCCGTGTTCCGGCCCGCCCTTCGCGGTGCCGAAGCGGACGCGGACATGGTCGCCGGTCAACAGGAACTGGTTGTCGGAAAGCTGCGCGACGACGACGCCGCCGACCGGATCATCGGCCCATTCGGGCGGCTCTTGCGGCAACCAGTCCCAGCCGGCCTCGCCCATCTGCCATTGGCCCCACTCAGCGGTTATGGTCCAGTCGCCCATCGTCGTGGAGCGTTCCGCTCCGTCATCGGGCTTGGCCGCGCCCCAGGTCGGGCGGGTGAAGGCGAGTTTCGGCCAGACGCGGCCGATCTCCTCGAACGCGGCATATTTGCCGGCGAAGGCGTCGAGCGTTTGTTCGTCGAGCGCCTTTGCGCCCAGCGGATAATTGAAATAGCCCGTGGCATCCATGCCGAAGGGCGAAAAGCCGATCGCGCCCAGCCCCATCGCCGGATAGAAATAACGCGCATATTCGCGGGCATTGCCGATTTCCGGCACCATCAGCGCATTGTCGGGCCGGGCATAGGCATCCAGATAGGCGCGCACGTCCTTGCTCTTGCGATCATAGATGTCGGGTGCCTGGAAATCGACCGCCGGCGCCGCCGCCTTCCAGATGCCCAGCACGTCCTGCTGCGGCCCGCCGCTTGCCACGCCGCCCGGATCCGGCACCTTGAACGGGTCGGCAAGCGAGGCGTTGACGTACATGGGCAGCGGCTTCACCGCCTTGCCGGCGGCCGCGATCTCGTTGATGTAGCGTGCCGTGTACCAGGTGTTGAACGCCCGGTCCGCCTGTTCGCCGAAGATCTGCGTCCAGGTGCCGGGCTTCTTATCCAGCGCCGCGACCAGCTCGGCCGGCACCGGGCCGTCGAACAGCTTCTGCGCCCTGGCGCCGAAATCGCGCGGACTGCCATAGCTGCCCACTTCGTTTTCCGGCTGCACCATGATCACGGTGTTTTGGGGGTCGTGTTCCTTCAGATAGGTCATCAGCGCGACGAAGGCGCGCTTGTCCGCCTCCAGCGTGGCGCGGTACATGGGCGACAGGACATAATGATCCTTGCCGTCCTTCGTCTTCATCCGCGCAAAGCGCTTATTGTCGAGCTTCACCCAATCGGGCGTGTAGCCGGGCGCGGTGTTCTTCCACGTCGCGAACCAAAGAAGCACCACGCGCTTGTCGTGCGCACGCGCCTGATCGAGCAGCGTCTGGATGAACGAGAAGTCGAACTTGCCTTCCTCCGGCTCGATCTGCTGCCAGGCGACGGGCACCTCCGCGGTGTTGGCGTGAATGCGGTCGAGCACCGGCCAGACCTTGGGCAGCGCAAAGGCGTAGTTGCTGGAATTGTTCACCTGTCCGCCCAGGATCGTGAACGGTGCGCCATCGACGATCAGCGCATGTTCGCCATTCCGCGTCTCGATATGCGGAACCGGGCTCGACTGCGCCAGGGCCGGGCCGACCGCGGCTCCGGCGAGGCTGGTAGTCGCCAGCGCCATCATCCAGTATTTCATTCCGTCCTCCCCTGCGCGATCTTCTCGCCGGCTTTGTGATGTTTACGCTATCATGCCGATTTATCAGCATGCGCCGATTACCGGCATCCTCCCCCAACGATACTATAATTTCAAGTATAAATACGATATTCATTTCTGAGCGACACCGAAAAAACACTTGCTCCGTCCGCGCGAGCGGAGAGGGTGAGGAACTGAAAGGGAAGAAAGCCGCGTGACCAACGAAACCAGATACCGTGCGCCTGCCCTTCAGAAAGGGCTGTCGATCCTCGAAACGCTGGCCCATGCCGACGCTCCGATGACCATGTCGGACATTTCCACGGCATTGCAGCGCTCGCGCAACGAGATCTTCCGCATGCTCCAGGTGTTGGAGGATATGCGCTATATCGCCCGCGACGACAGCGGCGGGTACAGCCTCACCAACCGGCTGTTCGCCCTGTCGATGCGCCAGCCGCCGATGCGCGACCTGCTGTCGCTCGCCTATCCGGCGATGACGGCGCTGGCGGACGAGGCCGGCCAGTCCTGTCATCTTGCGGTCGCATCGGGCGCGGAAATGGTCGTCGTCGCGCGGGTCGAGGCGCCGGGGCTGTTGGGCTTCGCCGTCCGTGTCGGATATCGGCGGCCGCTTCACCGGTCCGCCTCCGGCCTGACGTTGCTGGCGTTCGAGCCGATCGCACGCCAGGAGCAGATGCTCGACGAGATCGAACTCCTTGGCGGCGATATCGACCGCGCCGCGCTCAAGCGCGAGCTTGCCGACACGGCGGCGCTCGGCTTCGTCGCGCGCGACAGCACCATGATCCACGGCATCCGCGACATTTCCGCACCGATCCTGGCGGCCGGGGAAGCCCGCGCGGCGTTGACCATACCCTATGTCAGCGGGGCCGGTGCGAAAACGGATGCGGACCGGACAACGACACTCGTCCGCGCAGCCGCCGAAAATATCTCGGCCGCGCTTGACGGCACGCGGATGGAGTGAGGTCGTCAGGCCACCGCGACTACGAGCGAATAACAAGATAATTGGTAGTGTTATCCCCCATCGGGCGCTGCCGTTCGCGGTCGGAAAGCGGATGTCCCGCGCAAAAGAAAGGCCCGGCGGGAGGGAGCCGCCGGGCCGAGGTGGAGGCCGATTGCGGGTCGGCCCCGGGGGACGATCAGGCCGCCAATCGTCGCAGCGGCCCCGATCCGGCCTTTCCTGGAGGGTGATGGAGATCGACCGTATGACCGGCGTCGCGGCGGCGCTGGACCCAGTCGTGGAGATGTTCCGCCGAGGTGTGATCGACCGCGGCGATATTGCTGAGGTCGAGCCGCACCCTGCCTCCGTCCGGCAGCCCTTCCAGCGTCCGGGTCAATTTCGGCAGCGTGATGAACGTCGCCGCGCCGTTCAGCCGCACGGTGTGCGCCTCGTCATGCGCGTCGGTGTCGATCCTCAGGCCGATATTGCGCACGTGCGGGATCAGTTCGAGCAGCGACAGGCCGATGCCGACGAGCACCCCGGTCAGCAGGTCGGTCGCGACCACCATGGCGAGCGTCACGGCCCAGATCACGACCGGTACGGGGCCGTAATGCCGGAACAGGTCCGTGACGTGGCGCAGATTGACCAGCCGGTATCCGACCACCACCAGCACCGCGGCAAGCGCCGCCATCGGGATCATCTGCAGCACGAAGGGCAGCAGGGCGACGAAGGCCAGGATCCAGACGCCGTGGATCATCGCCGATGCGCGCGTCTTGGCCCCGGCCTGCACATTGGCCGAACTGCGGACGATGACGCCGGTCATGGGCAATGCGCCCGCCAGACCGCATAGCAGGTTGCCGATGCCCTGCGCGCGCAATTCCTTGTTGTAATCGGTGCGCACGCCGTCGTGCATCCGGTCCACCGCGGCCGCCGACAGCAGCGTTTCGGCGCTGGCGATGAAGGCGATGGCGACGGCCAACGCCAGTAGCGAGGGTTGCAGCAGATCGGCAAAGCCCGTCATCGCCGGGGGCGCCAGGGCGCCGAGCAGCGAATCCGGCACGCTGACGCGTTCGACGTTGAACCCGATCGACGCGATGCCGGCGGCGGCCGCCGTCCCGGCGATCACACCGACCAGCGCGCCCGGCAGCAGCCGCAGCTTCGCCGGCCGGAGCCTTTCCCAGCCGAGCAGCGACGCGATGGTCACCACGGCGACGGCGAAGGCGGCTTCCGCGCTCGCGATACCCCCCTCGCCCAGGCCCAGCAGACGCCCCGGCATCGCCGCCAGGTTCTGAAAGCCGCTCGCCATCGGTGCGGCGTCGAACATGACGTGGAACTGCCCGACCAGGATCAGGACACCGATCCCCGCCAACATGCCATGCACCACGGCCGGCGAGATCGCGCGGAACAGGCCGCCCAGCCTGAACACGCCGGCAGCGACCTGGATGAGCCCCGCGAGCACGAGCAACGGCCCCAGCATGGCCAGGCCGTATTGCTGCACGAGGTCGAACACGATGACGGCAAGCCCCGCCGCGGGTCCGCTTACCTGAAGCGGCGACCCGGAAAGAAAGCCGACGACGATGCCGCCGATAATGCCGGTGATGAGGCCTTTTTCCGGTGGCACGCCGGATGCGACCGCAATGCCGAGGCAGAGCGGGACGGCAACGAGGAACACCACGATCGACGCGGTGAAATCCCGGGTGAACGCTTCGCGCCTGAAGCCTGCGACGGCCTTCATTCCGCCGCCTCCAGCACTTCGAAGGCACGCCGCGGCGCCGCCGGCAGTGCGACGGGCAACGGCTGATCGGCACGGATGGCGCGAAATTCCCCGGTATCGCCGTCAAGCGCCAGCACCCGGCCGTGCTTGATGTCGAAGAACCAGCCGTGGAGCGCGATGTCGCCGCGGGCGATCCCCGCCGCGACCGAGGGATGGGTACGCAAGTGGCCGAGCTGGGCCACCACGTTTTCCAGGGCGGCGGCGCGCACGGCATCGTCGCCGGTGCAATCGCTATAGGTGCCGACGACGCTGTGCGCGGCATGGCTGTGGCGCAGCCAGGCCGCGACGTTGGGCATGCTGCTTGCCAGTTCGGGGTTCAACAGGCCCTTCATCGCGCCGCAATCGGAATGCCCGCAGACGATGATGTCGCGCACGCCGAGCGCCGCGACGGCGAACTCGACGGTCGAGGACACGCCGCCATTGGCGTGCGAGAAGGGCGGCACGATGTTGCCCGCATTGCGGCACACGAACAGGTCGCCGGGCGATGCGCGGAAAATCTCCTCCGGCACGACGCGCGAATCGGCGCAGGAGATCATCAGCGCCTTGGGGCTCTGCCCGTCGGTCGCGAGCTTGTCGTACAGGGCCTGCTTGTCGGCGAAGGCCC is a window encoding:
- a CDS encoding TIM-barrel domain-containing protein — protein: MTKAITISLLFAASALTPAAALAQDAGGYIRIDGGVAVTPAQGSAKRVTVTVHGGGIFHVIAAPEGMTGVTRETSLMVPTPPEAGDYTVAERDGHVLVRTAHDTADIDLGTGEVRFLGADGRTLLDQAGQPAFTPTTIDGHGYVEVSQQFNRGTDEGLYGLGQHQNSQMNYNGEDVELAQHNMDIAVPFLVSTRNYGILWDNNSITRFGNPEPYRFVGDGLKVTSGGRPGFTAKYYLGDKLAVTRREQTIDYQYIEDQAKWPAAAKADTVAADSGQNTAGNAVQTQRVVWTGELTPDRTGMHKFRLYGSSYFKVFMDGREVLNRWRQNWNPWYANFQYPMTRGKPVEVRIEWEPNAGYMAFFHNKPLADADRHSVWFTSEVGRAVNYWFVPGKDMDDVIAGYRKLTGKAVMLPKWAYGFWQSRQRYENQDQLVDVVEQYRKRDIPLDNIVQDWFYWPEDAWGSHEFDKARYPDPQGMIDKVHDLNAHFMISVWPKFYPTTDNYKELDAKGYTYHGNLEMGNKDWVGPGYLNTDYDPYAPEARRIYWRQIKESLADLGVDAWWMDATEPDIHSNLSIADRKKTMGPTARGPAAEYFNSFPLVHAEGVHDGWRRYKPDVRPFILTRSGFGGLQRAGAALWSGDVASRWYDLRAQISAGVNLSMSGIPNWTHDIGGFALESRYSAKSPKPDDLDEWRELNLRWFQFGAFSPLFRSHGEYPVREIYEISPDGSPMRKAMVWYDELRYRLMPYIYTQAADTWFDNGSIMRGLVMDFPDDARARNINDEYLFGRALLVAPVTEYKARAREVYLPRTAGGWYDFYSGQRIAGGDSVNFAAPASRIPLFVRAGSIVPLGPVQQYTGQKPDAPVTLNVYTGADGAFALYEDDGTSEGYRTGEYSRIPIRYDDASGSVIIGAREGRGYAAMPANRTFRVRWITPGRTLDLDGKTDATVQWSGEPVTVKRP
- a CDS encoding DUF5597 domain-containing protein, coding for MKYWMMALATTSLAGAAVGPALAQSSPVPHIETRNGEHALIVDGAPFTILGGQVNNSSNYAFALPKVWPVLDRIHANTAEVPVAWQQIEPEEGKFDFSFIQTLLDQARAHDKRVVLLWFATWKNTAPGYTPDWVKLDNKRFARMKTKDGKDHYVLSPMYRATLEADKRAFVALMTYLKEHDPQNTVIMVQPENEVGSYGSPRDFGARAQKLFDGPVPAELVAALDKKPGTWTQIFGEQADRAFNTWYTARYINEIAAAGKAVKPLPMYVNASLADPFKVPDPGGVASGGPQQDVLGIWKAAAPAVDFQAPDIYDRKSKDVRAYLDAYARPDNALMVPEIGNAREYARYFYPAMGLGAIGFSPFGMDATGYFNYPLGAKALDEQTLDAFAGKYAAFEEIGRVWPKLAFTRPTWGAAKPDDGAERSTTMGDWTITAEWGQWQMGEAGWDWLPQEPPEWADDPVGGVVVAQLSDNQFLLTGDHVRVRFGTAKGGPEHGMLVRAEQGHFDADGAWVMDRIWNGDQTDYGLNFTDRPVWLKVTMGSYR
- a CDS encoding SulP family inorganic anion transporter; this translates as MKAVAGFRREAFTRDFTASIVVFLVAVPLCLGIAVASGVPPEKGLITGIIGGIVVGFLSGSPLQVSGPAAGLAVIVFDLVQQYGLAMLGPLLVLAGLIQVAAGVFRLGGLFRAISPAVVHGMLAGIGVLILVGQFHVMFDAAPMASGFQNLAAMPGRLLGLGEGGIASAEAAFAVAVVTIASLLGWERLRPAKLRLLPGALVGVIAGTAAAAGIASIGFNVERVSVPDSLLGALAPPAMTGFADLLQPSLLALAVAIAFIASAETLLSAAAVDRMHDGVRTDYNKELRAQGIGNLLCGLAGALPMTGVIVRSSANVQAGAKTRASAMIHGVWILAFVALLPFVLQMIPMAALAAVLVVVGYRLVNLRHVTDLFRHYGPVPVVIWAVTLAMVVATDLLTGVLVGIGLSLLELIPHVRNIGLRIDTDAHDEAHTVRLNGAATFITLPKLTRTLEGLPDGGRVRLDLSNIAAVDHTSAEHLHDWVQRRRDAGHTVDLHHPPGKAGSGPLRRLAA
- a CDS encoding carbonic anhydrase, with amino-acid sequence MNEFLERVSDFQQRAFADKQALYDKLATDGQSPKALMISCADSRVVPEEIFRASPGDLFVCRNAGNIVPPFSHANGGVSSTVEFAVAALGVRDIIVCGHSDCGAMKGLLNPELASSMPNVAAWLRHSHAAHSVVGTYSDCTGDDAVRAAALENVVAQLGHLRTHPSVAAGIARGDIALHGWFFDIKHGRVLALDGDTGEFRAIRADQPLPVALPAAPRRAFEVLEAAE
- a CDS encoding IclR family transcriptional regulator, translating into MTNETRYRAPALQKGLSILETLAHADAPMTMSDISTALQRSRNEIFRMLQVLEDMRYIARDDSGGYSLTNRLFALSMRQPPMRDLLSLAYPAMTALADEAGQSCHLAVASGAEMVVVARVEAPGLLGFAVRVGYRRPLHRSASGLTLLAFEPIARQEQMLDEIELLGGDIDRAALKRELADTAALGFVARDSTMIHGIRDISAPILAAGEARAALTIPYVSGAGAKTDADRTTTLVRAAAENISAALDGTRME